A single region of the Theileria annulata chromosome 4, complete sequence, *** SEQUENCING IN PROGRESS *** genome encodes:
- a CDS encoding uncharacterized protein (Tap349h10.p1c.cand.124 - score = 17.74;~SMART 3 transmembrane domains at aa 85-104, 152-169 and 205-227;~3 probable transmembrane helices predicted for TA07930 by TMHMM2.0 at aa 85-104, 152-169 and 205-227) codes for MDNTNVAYQRKNRVLSDSSNRLKTLVKGDHEDDEDELKSVPTLDTDKKDSKALEKSKPNTNVDTVDDTEEVVEEGDPNTVRLYGYLQLHLYFFALLFGGFVCYLRQHEALTEYYPRFLKNFYLLLKKKNAHLVPEYGFKFWTDLSDKTKKTIVRYFSYGTIFLNLYPVLTSPSKPKKNKDGEVIPDPQRDAQVVFNKTVIKYGSSFFRTLSATLFCGLLGYDLAYNLPYLKTLFTKK; via the coding sequence atggaCAACACCAATGTGGCTTATCAGAGAAAGAATCGTGTTTTATCGGATTCTTCTAATAGGCTTAAAACACTTGTAAAAGGTGATCAcgaagatgatgaagacGAATTGAAGAGTGTTCCAACATTAGATACAGATAAAAAGGATTCTAAAGCATTAGAAAAAAGTAAACCTAACACGAATGTTGATACTGTTGATGATACAGAAGAAGTTGTTGAGGAAGGAGACCCGAATACAGTTCGTTTATATGGATACTTACAGTTACATTTGTATTTCTTTGCTTTGTTATTCGGAGGGTTTGTTTGCTACTTGAGGCAACATGAGGCATTAACAGAATACTATCCGAGGTTTTTGAAGAATTTCTACCTTTTGTTGAAGAAAAAAAACGCACATCTAGTTCCAGAATATGGGTTCAAATTTTGGACCGATCTTAGTGATAAAACGAAAAAGACTATAGTAAGATATTTCAGCTATGGaacaatttttttaaaccTCTATCCAGTTCTAACTTCTCCTTCCAAGCCAAAGAAGAACAAAGATGGAGAAGTTATACCTGATCCTCAAAGAGATGCTCAAGTAGTGTTCAACAAGACTGTTATCAAGTATGGCTCTTCCTTTTTCAGAACGCTCTCCGCCACGCTTTTTTGTGGATTATTAGGTTATGATTTGGCCTACAACCTACCATATCTCAAGACGCTCTTTaccaaaaaataa